One Pichia kudriavzevii chromosome 3, complete sequence genomic window carries:
- a CDS encoding uncharacterized protein (PKUD0C07190; similar to Saccharomyces cerevisiae YMR173W (DDR48); ancestral locus Anc_6.244) has translation MSGYGNDSYGNNNNNNSYGSDSYGNNNNSYGDDSYGNNNNSYGDDSYGNNNNSYNNNNDSYGSGNSKNKDSYGSRNDNSYGSNNDNSYGSNNNSYGNNDNSYGSGNNNSYGNNDDSYGSKKNSYGSNNDDSYGSNNNSYGNNDDSYGSKKNSYGSNNDDSYGSNNNSYGNNDDSTVQKTPTETTRSYGSTTTLMETTTIHTVLRRTPTDPTTTIPTDPTTTLMETTTIHTVLRRTPTDPTTTIPTDPTTTLMETTTIHTVLRRTPTDPTTTIPTDPTTTLMETTTIHTVLRRTLTDPTTTIPTDPTTTLMETTTIPTVPTTTLMETTITLTVVETITLMETTTIHTVLRRTPTVPTTTLMETTITLTVMETITLMEMTTMIPPGDDFQKNYLTLYFSYIKRKDIDLCHLNSF, from the coding sequence ATGTCAGGATACGGTAACGACTCTTACggcaacaacaacaataacaattcCTATGGAAGCGATTCCTACggtaataacaacaactccTATGGTGACGATTCCTACggtaataacaacaactccTATGGTGACGATTCCTACggtaataacaacaattcctacaataataacaatgattCTTACGGTTCTGGCAACTCTAAAAACAAGGATTCATACGGTAGTAGAAACGACAACTCTTATGGATCTAACAACGATAATTCCTACGgttccaacaacaactcttATGGAAACAACGATAACTCTTACGGTAGTGGAAACAATAACTCTTATGGAAACAACGACGATTCATACGGTTCTAAGAAGAACTCTTACGGATCCAACAACGACGATTCCTACGgttccaacaacaactcttATGGAAACAACGACGATTCATACGGTTCTAAGAAGAACTCTTACGGATCCAACAACGACGATTCCTACGgatccaacaacaactcttATGGAAACAACGACGATTCTACGGTTCAAAAAACTCCTACGGAAACAACGAGATCCTACggatcaacaacaactcttATGGAAACAACGACGATTCATACGGTTCTAAGAAGAACTCCTACGGATCCAACAACGACGATTCCTACGgatccaacaacaactcttATGGAAACAACGACGATTCATACGGTTCTAAGAAGAACTCCTACGGATCCAACAACGACGATTCCTACGgatccaacaacaactcttATGGAAACAACGACGATTCATACGGTTCTAAGAAGAACTCCTACGGATCCAACAACGACGATTCCTACGgatccaacaacaactcttATGGAAACAACGACGATTCATACGGTTCTAAGAAGAACTCTTACGGATCCAACAACGACGATTCCTACGgatccaacaacaactcttATGGAAACAACGACGATTCCTACGgttccaacaacaactcttATGGAAACAACGATAACTCTTACGGTAGTGGAAACAATAACTCTTATGGAAACAACGACGATTCATACGGTTCTAAGAAGAACTCCTACGgttccaacaacaactcttATGGAAACAACGATAACTCTTACGGTAATGGAAACAATAACTCTTATGGAAATGACAACAATGATTCCTCCTGGTGATGATTTCCAGAAGAATTATCTaactttatatttttcctATATAAAACGAAAGGATATCGACTTATGTCACTTGAATAGCTTTTAG
- a CDS encoding uncharacterized protein (PKUD0C07200), which yields MSEMEIQNELQQAAGMNGDEALRFVDNIIRKCEQNNIDPNLFCKVRILKGDLLLKRGDTQAAVQEYQEASRLDEMDGKIDSPELRSKLENVMKDVSGNMHKSVEQNSTNSNDRDLSSMLLNQVLGSSGSNSSKFSMLSSLMSAGSGGQSKGNGGFLSLIQQLSSSGVNANQQKQSGGFDVSSLMSMASKFSGNNNQSHSSGSSGTGGALVGSIIGGLLGKKNSAHGNGNGNGNPYTNDSNYTEHNNIVDNSNGFGNQSYDRPNYGGNDSYNHQSSFGGESYGPGRPNHHSNSSSYSNSNNDSYGNGSYGNDSYNNQSNFGGESYGSGRPNHHSNSNSYSNSNNDSYGNGSYGNDSYNNQSNFGGESYGSGRPNPHSNSNSYSNSNNDSYGNGSYGNDSYNNQSSFGGESYGSNRPSHQNNAHGGDSYGNSSYGKNSYSNESNFGGDSHGSSRPNSNYQSDSYNNQSNFVNESYGGASKYEHSSFGNETYGAGNQHEQNSSSKLGQFASMASSFLGDHGSNSNSNSNQNYNGRYNGNNADGDGNIGGGQNSTASTLLNLANKFMN from the coding sequence ATGTCTGAAATGGAGATCCAAAATGAGCTGCAACAAGCGGCAGGAATGAATGGTGATGAAGCCCTAAGGTTCGTTGATAATATCATTCGTAAATGTGAACAAAACAACATTGATCCTAATCTATTTTGTAAAGTTAGGATTTTGAAGGGTgatttattgttgaagagaGGCGATACACAGGCTGCTGTCCAGGAATACCAGGAAGCGTCTAGACTAGATGAAATGGATGGTAAGATTGATTCACCAGAGCTTAGATCTAAATTGGAAAATGTCATGAAGGACGTTTCTGGAAATATGCATAAGTCTGTTGAGCAGAATTcgacaaattcaaatgatagAGATTTATCGTCCATGTTGTTGAACCAAGTCTTGGGCTCATCTGGTTCTAATTCTTCTAAGTTTTCCATGCTTTCCTCCCTAATGAGTGCAGGTTCAGGAGGGCAGTCTAAAGGAAATGGTGGCTTCCTGTCCCTTATTCAACAGCTGAGCTCTAGTGGCGTAAATGCAAATCAGCAAAAACAGAGTGGTGGGTTCGATGTTTCTTCGTTAATGTCTATGGCTTCTAAATTTAGTGGAAATAATAATCAATCGCATTCGTCAGGCAGTAGTGGCACTGGTGGTGCTCTGGTGGGTTCTATAATTGGTGGTTTGTTGGGCAAGAAGAATAGTGCTCATGGAAATGGCAATGGCAATGGCAACCCATACACAAATGACTCAAATTACACTGAACATAATAACATTGTTGACAACAGTAATGGCTTTGGCAACCAATCTTATGATAGACCAAACTACGGTGGTAATGATTCTTATAACCACCAATCCAGTTTTGGTGGTGAATCATATGGACCTGGTAgaccaaatcatcattCTAATTCCAGCTCCTACTCGAATTCCAATAACGATTCATATGGAAACGGCTCTTATGGAAATGATTCCTATAACAACCAATCCAATTTTGGTGGCGAATCATATGGATCTGGTAgaccaaatcatcattCCAACTCCAACTCCTACTCGAATTCCAATAACGATTCATATGGAAACGGCTCTTATGGGAATGATTCCTATAACAACCAATCCAATTTTGGTGGTGAATCATATGGATCTGGTAGACCAAATCCTCATTCCAACTCCAACTCCTACTCGAATTCCAATAACGATTCATATGGAAACGGCTCTTATGGGAATGATTCTTACAACAATCAATCTAGTTTTGGTGGTGAGTCATATGGATCAAACAGACCAAGTCATCAGAACAACGCACATGGAGGTGACTCCTACGGTAATAGCTCCTACGGTAAAAACTCCTACAGTAACGAATCTAATTTTGGAGGTGACTCTCATGGATCTAGTAGACCAAATTCCAACTACCAGAGTGATTCATACaataatcaatcaaattttGTTAATGAATCATATGGTGGCGCATCTAAATACGAGCACAGTTCTTTTGGTAATGAAACATATGGGGCTGGAAATCAACATGAACAGAACTCATCCTCCAAACTGGGACAATTTGCATCTATGGCAAGCAGTTTTCTAGGTGACCACGGGTCCAACTCGAACTCGAATTCCAATCAAAACTACAATGGTAGATACAATGGAAATAACGctgatggtgatggtaaCATTGGTGGCGGCCAAAACAGCACGGCGTCCACACTTCTGAATCTTGCCAACAAGTTTATGAACTGA